In Prunus dulcis chromosome 1, ALMONDv2, whole genome shotgun sequence, the following are encoded in one genomic region:
- the LOC117632100 gene encoding protein TRIGALACTOSYLDIACYLGLYCEROL 2, chloroplastic: protein MVSTCPTMLSLSRISSNSLPYLPSNSLPYLPSRSPAKVTRIRATSADTGHSQPPSSSSEKKNPLAVVLDAPRTIWKATLRPLSDFGFGRRSIWEGGVGLFLVSGAVLLALSLAWLRGYQLRSRFRKYFAVFEFTQACGISTGTPVRIRGVNVGSVIRVNSSLESIEAVVEVEDDKTVIPRNSLIEVNQSGLLMETRIDITPRYPISNISVGPLHPECDKEGLIVCDRQKMKGYQGVSLDALVGIFTRLGREVEEIGIANTYSLVERVASVIEEAKPLLIKIQAMAEDVQPLLAEFRDSGLLKEVDSLTRSLTQVSEDVRKVHSSIMTPENTELIQKSVYTLIFTLKNIENLSSDILGFTGDEATRKNLKLLIKSLSRLL, encoded by the exons ATGGTCTCAACGTGCCCCACGATGTTATCTTTGTCGCGCATTTCTTCAAATAGCTTGCCTTATCTTCCTTCAAATAGCTTGCCTTATCTTCCTTCAAGATCACCGGCAAAAGTAACCCGGATAAGAGCTACATCTGCGGATACAGGACACAGTCAACCACCCTCCTCTTCTTCGGAAAAAAAGAATCCACTTGCAGTTGTTTTGGATGCTCCTCGAACTATTTGGAAGGCAACGTTACGACCATTGAgtgattttggttttggtcgTAGAAGCATATGGGAAGGTGGGGTGGGGTTGTTTCTAGTTTCTGGTGCAGTTCTCCTTGCACTCAGTTTGGCCTGGTTGAGGGGGTATCAATTGCGGTCTAGATTCAGGAAATACTTTGCTGTGTTTGAGTTTACTCAAGCTTGTGGAATATCCACTGGAACACCAGTGAGGATTAGAGGGGTCAATGTCGGCAGTGTTATCCGTGTTAACTCTTCCTtggaaagtattgaagcagtTGTTGAG GTTGAAGATGATAAAACTGTGATACCTCGAAACTCGCTGATTGAGGTAAACCAGTCAGGTCTTCTCATGGAAACTAGAATCGACATTACACCTAGATATCCAATTTCCAATATTTCAGTTGGGCCTCTTCATCCTGAATGTGACAAAGAAGGTCTTATTGTATGCGATAGGCAAAAGATGAAAGGATATCAGGGGGTAAGCTTAGATGCATTGGTAGGTATATTCACTCGTCTTGGACGTGAAGTGGAGGAAATCGGTATTGCGAATACGTATTCACTTGTTGAACGAGTTGCTTCTGTTATAGAAGAGGCAAAGCCACTGCTTATAAAG ATACAAGCCATGGCTGAAGATGTTCAACCTTTGCTGGCTGAGTTTCGTGATAGTGGTCTGCTAAAGGAAGTTGACAGTTTGACCAGAAGCCTTACACAAGTTTCGGAGGATGTGAG AAAGGTGCATTCATCTATTATGACCCCTGAGAATACAGAACTGATTCAGAAGTCCGTGTACACTTTGATTTTCACCTTGAAGAATATTGAG AATTTAAGCTCTGATATTCTTGGATTTACGGGTGATGAGGCTAcaagaaaaaatttgaagttgcTGATCAAGTCTCTCAGCAGGCTATTGTGA